One Halomonas sp. THAF5a genomic region harbors:
- a CDS encoding ABC transporter permease: MLRLAPALIVTLLVAPILAGLAMALLPAFGYLPALGGESLSLAPWRALAAQPGIGRSVAISFAGGLVATALSLAVVLLYLAAASGSRLDRWIRRLVSPLLSIPHAAAAFGLAFLIAPTGLLARLASPALTGWEQPPDLLIVQDPWGLSLIAGLVIKEVPFLLLMSLAALPQLDAERRVAMARSLGYRPAIAWLKVVAPALYPLIRLPVFAVIAYASSVVDVAMILGPTLPPTLAVSILTWFSDPDLEQRFLASAGAILQLGVTAAALLAWLGLERLMARLMTAWIARGGRDRGEAGLRLAGKLPILLATGIAFAGVGGLAITSVAGFWRFPDALPRTMTLDHWAQALPALGEPLASTALIALGATLLAAVLVLAALENEQRTGRTASKALWLLYLPLIVPQIAFLFGLVVVIEQLGTRPSHGLIVFGHLLFVLPYVFLSLSEAYRRIDPRWTRLALTLGASPNAVFWRVRLPMLLAPLLTACAVGLAVSIGQYLPTQLLGAGRVSTVTTEAVSLAAGGNRRVIGVWALVQAGLPLVGFAIAIGLPKLLWSHRRDMQGAP, encoded by the coding sequence ATGCTGCGCCTCGCCCCCGCACTGATCGTCACCCTGCTGGTCGCGCCGATCCTGGCGGGCCTCGCCATGGCCCTGCTGCCGGCCTTCGGCTACCTGCCGGCGCTCGGCGGCGAGAGCCTCTCGCTGGCGCCCTGGCGGGCGCTGGCCGCCCAGCCGGGCATCGGCCGCTCGGTCGCCATCAGCTTCGCCGGCGGCCTCGTCGCCACCGCCCTGTCGCTGGCCGTGGTGCTGCTCTACCTGGCCGCGGCGAGCGGCAGCCGGCTCGACCGCTGGATCCGGCGGCTGGTCTCGCCGCTGCTCTCCATTCCCCACGCCGCCGCGGCCTTCGGGCTGGCCTTCCTGATCGCCCCCACGGGGCTGCTCGCACGGCTGGCCTCGCCGGCGCTGACCGGCTGGGAGCAGCCGCCGGACCTGCTGATCGTCCAGGATCCCTGGGGGCTCTCGCTGATCGCGGGACTCGTCATCAAGGAGGTGCCCTTCCTGCTGCTGATGAGCCTGGCCGCGCTGCCTCAGCTCGACGCCGAGCGCCGGGTGGCCATGGCCCGCTCGCTGGGCTACCGCCCCGCCATCGCCTGGCTCAAGGTGGTGGCGCCGGCGCTCTATCCGCTGATCCGCCTGCCGGTGTTCGCGGTGATCGCCTATGCCTCCTCGGTGGTGGACGTGGCGATGATCCTCGGCCCGACCCTGCCGCCGACGCTGGCCGTGTCGATCCTCACCTGGTTCAGCGACCCCGACCTCGAGCAGCGCTTCCTGGCCTCGGCCGGCGCGATCCTGCAGCTCGGCGTCACCGCCGCCGCACTGCTCGCCTGGTTGGGGCTGGAGCGGCTCATGGCGAGGCTGATGACGGCCTGGATCGCCCGCGGCGGGCGCGACCGGGGCGAGGCCGGCCTGCGCCTCGCCGGCAAGCTGCCGATCCTGCTCGCCACCGGGATCGCCTTCGCCGGCGTCGGCGGCCTGGCGATCACCTCGGTGGCCGGATTCTGGCGCTTCCCCGACGCCCTGCCCCGCACCATGACGCTGGATCACTGGGCCCAGGCGCTGCCCGCCCTCGGCGAGCCCCTCGCCTCGACGGCGCTGATCGCGCTGGGCGCCACCCTGCTCGCCGCGGTGCTGGTGCTGGCGGCTCTCGAGAACGAGCAGCGCACCGGGCGCACCGCCTCGAAGGCGCTGTGGCTGCTCTACCTGCCGCTGATCGTGCCGCAGATCGCCTTCCTGTTCGGGCTGGTGGTGGTGATAGAACAGCTCGGTACCCGGCCGTCCCACGGCCTGATCGTCTTCGGCCACCTGCTGTTCGTGCTGCCCTACGTCTTCCTGTCGCTCTCGGAGGCCTACCGGCGGATCGACCCGCGCTGGACCCGGCTCGCCCTGACCCTCGGCGCCTCGCCCAACGCGGTCTTCTGGCGGGTCCGGCTGCCGATGCTGCTGGCCCCGCTGCTCACCGCCTGCGCGGTGGGCCTGGCCGTGAGCATCGGCCAGTACCTCCCCACCCAGCTGCTCGGCGCGGGCCGGGTGAGCACCGTCACCACCGAGGCGGTGTCGCTGGCCGCCGGCGGCAACCGCCGCGTGATCGGGGTCTGGGCGCTGGTCCAGGCGGGCCTGCCGCTGGTGGGCTTCGCGATCGCCATCGGCCTGCCGAAACTGCTATGGTCCCACCGCCGCGACATGCAGGGAGCCCCATGA
- a CDS encoding PqqD family peptide modification chaperone has protein sequence MTQQHSPRRFWLGGQRAEEQDRFFREALEPLGWRAGDEDDWDAAWITGMPQAGQFRRVSPTRRMNHFPGNAALTVKSRLHESLAALRERLRESHGPDHALARRLAFFPRAYVMPDDYHALQQAAQDHPEQRWILKPTNASKGKGVRVLTDVAEAPLARDWLVQAYLANPHTIRGHKYVLRLYVLIASLDPLRVYLYRQGFAKLASEPWDPDDADNPFSQLTNPDINALNTDAEVPVEFIDLDRYRAWLSDQGHDDATLFARIEDLVALTAISAVDAMRARTAEAGADPRGCYELLGLDCLVDDTLTPWILECNLSPSLGICAAPDTGGRVEEAVKGGLVRDLVTLLDLPGQAPPETASQQAGRDETAALLAEAEAERARAGGFRRLLPAADPARYLPCFSLPSLADWRLAAGLAGQPLPAPRLARRHVAEIVDGECLALYDTRRGDLYRPNDTAALIWLLATEGLDLEAIVESLAGAAQAAGDERTADRESLRREVWATLHDWCRLGLLRQAGEREAAEATAPAAEADTPRVPRAFTLRLAGQEWGLEAASGPALVRLAAAFGPRLVPVEGEVSGRPRLRVLREAAGYALAEGDRLVAGRLTLARLVPVLIAHLLRRVASADRPVIDAPVLVGPDGTGVLCLLPEGAPRRTLIARLCEEGGGRLTRGVRLDLADPARAEPLDAPMKEPGSAPACPAGVTLRGVLLAAGAHVETPLAPVAMLEALGALLPHCLTGEGRLTAQGVTALGDWLATLSLGAVAIDAEAGSEAPSSTALAAWLAESMATDAPVDRAAAAGE, from the coding sequence ATGACGCAGCAGCATTCGCCGAGACGTTTCTGGCTGGGCGGCCAGCGGGCCGAGGAACAGGATCGCTTCTTCCGGGAGGCCCTGGAGCCCCTGGGCTGGCGGGCCGGTGACGAGGATGACTGGGACGCCGCCTGGATCACCGGCATGCCCCAGGCCGGGCAGTTTCGCCGGGTCTCGCCGACGCGCCGGATGAACCACTTCCCGGGCAATGCGGCGCTCACCGTCAAGAGTCGCCTGCACGAGAGCCTGGCCGCCCTGCGCGAGCGCCTCAGGGAGAGCCACGGGCCCGACCATGCCCTGGCCCGGCGGCTGGCATTCTTTCCCCGCGCCTACGTGATGCCCGATGACTACCACGCGCTGCAGCAGGCCGCCCAGGATCACCCCGAGCAGCGCTGGATCCTGAAGCCCACCAATGCCTCCAAGGGCAAGGGCGTGCGCGTGCTCACCGACGTCGCCGAGGCGCCCCTGGCCCGGGACTGGCTGGTGCAGGCGTACCTGGCCAACCCCCACACCATCCGTGGCCACAAGTACGTGCTGCGCCTCTATGTGCTGATCGCTTCCCTCGATCCGCTGCGCGTCTATCTCTACCGCCAGGGCTTCGCCAAGCTGGCCTCGGAGCCCTGGGACCCCGACGATGCCGACAACCCCTTCAGCCAGCTGACCAATCCGGACATCAACGCCCTGAACACCGACGCCGAGGTGCCGGTGGAGTTCATCGACCTCGATCGCTACCGGGCCTGGTTGAGCGACCAGGGGCACGACGACGCGACGCTCTTCGCGCGCATCGAGGACCTGGTGGCGCTCACCGCGATCTCCGCCGTGGACGCCATGCGTGCCCGCACCGCCGAGGCCGGCGCCGACCCGCGCGGCTGCTACGAGCTGCTGGGCCTCGACTGCCTGGTGGACGACACCCTCACGCCCTGGATCCTCGAGTGCAACCTGAGCCCGTCGCTCGGCATCTGCGCCGCCCCGGACACGGGCGGACGGGTCGAGGAGGCCGTCAAGGGCGGCCTGGTCCGGGACCTGGTGACGCTGCTCGACCTCCCCGGCCAGGCGCCCCCCGAGACGGCGAGCCAGCAGGCGGGCCGGGACGAGACCGCGGCGCTCCTCGCCGAGGCCGAGGCGGAGCGGGCGCGCGCCGGGGGCTTCCGGCGGCTGCTGCCGGCCGCCGATCCGGCGCGCTACCTGCCCTGTTTCTCGCTGCCGAGCCTGGCCGACTGGCGGCTGGCCGCGGGACTCGCGGGGCAACCGCTGCCGGCCCCGCGTCTGGCCCGGCGCCACGTGGCGGAGATCGTCGACGGGGAGTGCCTCGCCCTCTACGACACCCGCCGCGGCGATCTCTACCGGCCCAACGACACGGCGGCGCTGATCTGGCTGCTGGCGACCGAGGGGCTCGACCTCGAGGCCATCGTCGAGTCGCTGGCGGGCGCCGCCCAGGCGGCGGGCGACGAGCGTACGGCCGACCGTGAGTCCCTGCGTCGGGAGGTCTGGGCCACCCTGCACGACTGGTGCCGCCTCGGCCTGCTCCGCCAGGCGGGCGAGCGGGAGGCCGCGGAGGCGACCGCGCCGGCCGCCGAGGCCGACACGCCCCGCGTCCCTCGCGCCTTCACGCTGCGCCTGGCGGGGCAGGAGTGGGGGCTGGAGGCGGCGAGCGGCCCGGCCCTCGTGAGGCTTGCGGCCGCCTTCGGGCCGCGACTGGTGCCGGTCGAGGGCGAGGTGAGCGGGCGACCGCGGCTGCGGGTGCTGCGCGAGGCGGCGGGCTACGCCCTGGCCGAGGGCGATCGACTGGTCGCCGGACGGCTGACCCTGGCCCGGTTGGTCCCCGTGCTGATCGCCCACCTGCTGCGCCGGGTCGCGAGCGCCGACCGGCCGGTGATCGATGCGCCCGTGCTGGTCGGGCCCGACGGCACCGGCGTGCTCTGCCTGCTCCCCGAGGGCGCGCCGCGCCGCACCCTGATCGCGAGGCTGTGCGAGGAAGGCGGCGGCCGACTGACCCGCGGCGTGCGCCTGGACCTCGCGGACCCGGCGCGGGCCGAGCCGCTGGACGCGCCCATGAAAGAGCCTGGCTCGGCGCCGGCCTGCCCGGCGGGCGTGACCCTGCGCGGCGTGCTGCTGGCGGCGGGCGCCCACGTCGAGACGCCTCTGGCCCCGGTCGCCATGCTGGAGGCGCTGGGGGCGCTGCTGCCCCACTGCCTGACCGGTGAGGGGCGACTGACGGCCCAGGGCGTCACGGCCCTGGGCGACTGGCTCGCCACCCTGTCCCTCGGCGCCGTCGCGATCGACGCGGAGGCGGGAAGCGAGGCGCCGTCGAGCACGGCGCTGGCCGCCTGGCTGGCCGAGAGCATGGCGACCGATGCCCCCGTCGACCGCGCCGCGGCGGCGGGGGAGTAG
- a CDS encoding ATP-binding cassette domain-containing protein — translation MTTPHRLALRDLHIRLGDTPLVALDAEIGPGEVLTVMGPSGSGKSTLLAFLAGFMAPEFAASGRILLDGRDITTLPAERRGIGLLFQDPLLFPHLSVAGNLRFGLAGTGADKAARVEQALAHVGLAGFGERDPATLSGGQKARVALMRLLLSAPSAVLLDEPFSKLDTHLRQAMRRLVFEHLREAGLPSLLVTHDREDAEAAGGRVIELSPAGR, via the coding sequence ATGACCACGCCCCATCGACTCGCACTTCGCGACCTCCACATCCGCCTGGGCGACACGCCCCTGGTCGCCCTCGACGCCGAGATCGGCCCGGGCGAGGTGCTCACCGTCATGGGCCCCTCCGGCTCGGGCAAGTCGACCCTGCTGGCCTTCCTGGCCGGCTTCATGGCGCCCGAGTTCGCGGCCTCGGGCCGCATCCTGCTGGACGGCCGCGACATCACGACCCTGCCCGCCGAACGCCGCGGCATCGGCCTGCTGTTCCAGGACCCGCTGCTCTTCCCCCACCTCTCGGTGGCCGGCAACCTGCGCTTCGGCCTCGCCGGCACCGGCGCCGACAAGGCCGCCCGGGTCGAGCAGGCGCTCGCGCACGTCGGGCTGGCCGGGTTCGGCGAGCGCGACCCTGCCACGCTCTCCGGCGGCCAGAAGGCGCGGGTGGCGCTGATGCGCCTGCTGCTCTCGGCCCCCAGCGCGGTGCTGCTCGACGAGCCCTTCTCGAAGCTCGACACCCACCTGCGCCAGGCGATGCGCCGGCTGGTCTTCGAGCACCTGCGCGAGGCCGGCCTGCCGAGCCTGCTGGTCACCCACGACCGCGAGGACGCCGAGGCCGCCGGCGGGCGGGTGATAGAGCTCTCGCCCGCAGGCCGGTGA
- a CDS encoding zf-HC2 domain-containing protein, which translates to MMMMCKEATRLMSLRQDRPLSFQERLSLRLHLAMCGACRECDRQFTLLHEAGRRFGPEESDEPPA; encoded by the coding sequence ATGATGATGATGTGCAAGGAAGCCACCCGCCTGATGTCGCTGCGCCAGGACCGCCCCCTCAGCTTCCAGGAGCGACTCTCGCTGCGGCTGCACCTCGCCATGTGCGGCGCCTGCCGGGAGTGCGACCGGCAGTTCACGCTGCTGCACGAGGCCGGCCGGCGCTTCGGCCCCGAGGAGAGCGACGAACCGCCGGCTTGA
- a CDS encoding DUF302 domain-containing protein: MKKAMIGAALGLLLAAAPVVQAETHGIMHLASDDAFERVDQRLRAAIEEKGLTLMTVVDHAANAQHVDLALPPTRTFVFGNPAAGTPMMQCQGSMALDLPQKMVVRETDEGVRLEWNSPHYLAERHGLEGCELPLEKIAGVLEGLAGAAAGR, encoded by the coding sequence ATGAAGAAGGCAATGATCGGGGCGGCCCTGGGCCTGCTGCTGGCCGCGGCGCCGGTCGTGCAGGCGGAGACCCACGGCATCATGCATCTCGCATCGGACGATGCGTTCGAGCGCGTCGACCAGCGGCTGCGCGCGGCGATCGAGGAGAAGGGACTGACCCTGATGACCGTGGTCGACCATGCGGCCAATGCGCAGCACGTGGATCTCGCGCTGCCGCCGACCCGCACCTTTGTGTTCGGCAACCCGGCGGCGGGCACGCCCATGATGCAGTGCCAGGGCAGCATGGCGCTGGACCTGCCGCAGAAGATGGTGGTGAGGGAGACCGACGAGGGCGTGCGCCTGGAGTGGAACTCGCCCCACTACCTGGCCGAGCGTCACGGCCTGGAGGGCTGTGAGCTGCCCCTGGAGAAGATCGCCGGCGTGCTCGAGGGCCTGGCCGGGGCCGCCGCGGGCCGCTGA
- a CDS encoding DUF3047 domain-containing protein gives MTIRSPRVSRQTCPGRRTGRRRLAALAAGPLLVGAGLAWAADDLHFSPEAIHDWPTRAFAGETEYRVVDLAGTRALRARARGQASAKYLEREIDLEATPYLHWCWRVSETHPGLDETRQDGDDYPARVYVARKTGLLPWQVESVNYVWASTQPADSAWPNAFTDRAQLLALRSGDARVGEWVAEVRDVGADYRRLFGSRPASIDGLALMSDGDNAGVDATAWFTHLAFSASPTPPDCP, from the coding sequence ATGACGATTCGATCGCCACGCGTTTCCCGCCAGACATGCCCAGGTCGCCGGACGGGCCGCCGGCGGCTCGCCGCGCTCGCTGCCGGACCGCTGCTGGTCGGGGCCGGCCTGGCCTGGGCGGCCGACGACCTGCACTTCTCGCCGGAGGCGATCCACGACTGGCCGACCCGGGCCTTCGCCGGCGAGACCGAGTACCGGGTCGTCGACCTGGCGGGCACCCGGGCGCTTAGGGCCCGCGCCCGCGGGCAGGCCTCGGCCAAGTACCTGGAGCGCGAGATCGACCTCGAGGCGACGCCCTATCTGCACTGGTGCTGGCGCGTCTCGGAGACCCACCCGGGGCTCGACGAGACGCGCCAGGACGGCGACGACTACCCGGCCCGGGTCTACGTGGCCCGCAAGACGGGGCTGCTGCCCTGGCAGGTGGAGTCGGTGAACTACGTCTGGGCCTCGACCCAGCCGGCCGACAGCGCCTGGCCCAACGCCTTCACCGATCGCGCCCAGCTGCTGGCGCTGCGCAGCGGCGACGCGCGAGTCGGCGAGTGGGTGGCGGAGGTGCGCGACGTCGGCGCGGACTACCGGCGCCTGTTCGGCAGCCGCCCGGCCAGCATCGACGGCCTGGCCCTGATGAGTGACGGTGACAACGCCGGCGTCGATGCCACGGCCTGGTTCACCCACCTCGCCTTCTCCGCCTCGCCCACGCCGCCCGACTGCCCCTGA
- a CDS encoding haloacid dehalogenase type II, protein MATILAFDVYGTLIDTHGVVDELALRLAGQERSDLAPEFSRRWRDKQLEYSFRRGLMGAYVDFARCTREALEFTDRALQTRFSETDKEHLMGVYARLPAFPEASAALARLVAAGMSCVAFSNGGREAVEGLLEQSGLRQHFDDVVSADEVKRFKPDPAVYAHLRYRLESEPGDTWLISSNAFDVIGARHAGLHAAWVRRSPDAPFDPWGIDPDLTVPDLDALAERLG, encoded by the coding sequence ATGGCCACGATACTCGCCTTCGACGTCTACGGGACCCTGATCGATACCCACGGCGTGGTCGACGAACTCGCCCTTCGCCTCGCCGGACAGGAGCGCTCGGACCTGGCGCCCGAGTTCTCGCGGCGCTGGCGCGACAAGCAGCTCGAGTACAGCTTCCGCCGCGGCCTGATGGGGGCCTACGTCGACTTCGCCCGCTGCACCCGCGAGGCGCTGGAGTTCACCGATCGCGCCCTGCAGACGCGCTTCTCGGAGACCGACAAGGAGCACCTGATGGGCGTCTATGCGCGCCTGCCGGCCTTCCCGGAGGCCTCGGCGGCGCTTGCGCGCCTCGTCGCGGCGGGGATGAGCTGCGTGGCCTTCTCCAACGGCGGACGCGAGGCGGTCGAGGGGCTGCTCGAACAGTCCGGCCTGCGCCAGCACTTCGACGACGTGGTTAGCGCCGATGAGGTCAAGCGCTTCAAGCCCGACCCGGCGGTCTACGCCCATCTGCGCTATCGCCTGGAGAGCGAGCCCGGCGACACCTGGCTGATCTCCAGCAACGCCTTCGACGTGATCGGCGCGCGCCACGCCGGCCTGCACGCCGCCTGGGTGCGGCGCAGCCCGGATGCGCCCTTCGATCCCTGGGGCATCGACCCCGACCTCACCGTGCCCGATCTCGACGCCCTGGCCGAGCGGCTGGGCTGA
- a CDS encoding cyclodeaminase — translation MQLYQREAIEAAVGLDHAALAAVEAGFAALGRGEVVQPPILSMAIEEANGEVDVKTAHIRGAERFAIKVSPGFFDNPRLGLASLNGLMMVFSARTGQVEAVLFDEGYLTRVRTALAGAIAAKHLSRPDSRRVAVLGAGEQAEQQVLALRLVRDIDTVDLWARRREGAEACSERLRAAGLAVTVHDAVASACATADIVVTATPSSTPLVHARNLPEGVHVTAMGADSPEKRELDASVLTRADAFVCDTRAQSEVNGELKAFAGGEAPFKVHELGRVIAEGQRLRLSEATITVCDLTGTGVQDTAIAGFALSRLAAG, via the coding sequence ATGCAGCTCTATCAGCGCGAGGCCATCGAGGCCGCCGTCGGCCTCGACCACGCGGCCCTCGCCGCCGTGGAGGCGGGCTTCGCGGCGCTGGGTCGCGGCGAGGTGGTGCAGCCGCCGATCCTCTCCATGGCCATCGAGGAGGCCAACGGCGAGGTCGACGTCAAGACCGCCCATATCCGCGGCGCCGAACGCTTCGCCATCAAGGTCAGCCCCGGCTTCTTCGACAATCCGCGGCTGGGCCTGGCGAGCCTCAACGGCCTGATGATGGTGTTCTCGGCCCGTACCGGCCAGGTGGAGGCGGTGCTCTTCGACGAGGGCTACCTTACCCGGGTGCGCACGGCGCTGGCCGGCGCCATCGCGGCGAAGCACCTGTCGCGCCCGGACAGCCGCCGGGTCGCGGTGCTCGGCGCGGGGGAGCAGGCCGAGCAGCAGGTCCTCGCGCTGCGGCTGGTGCGCGACATCGACACCGTGGATCTCTGGGCGCGCCGCCGCGAGGGCGCCGAGGCCTGCTCCGAACGGCTGCGCGCCGCGGGGCTCGCGGTGACCGTGCACGACGCGGTGGCGAGCGCCTGCGCGACGGCCGACATCGTCGTCACCGCCACCCCGTCGAGCACGCCGCTCGTTCACGCCCGGAACCTCCCGGAAGGGGTGCACGTCACCGCCATGGGCGCGGACAGCCCCGAGAAGCGCGAGCTCGACGCCTCGGTACTGACCCGCGCCGACGCCTTCGTCTGCGACACCCGGGCCCAGAGCGAGGTCAACGGCGAGCTCAAGGCCTTCGCCGGCGGCGAGGCGCCCTTCAAGGTCCATGAGCTGGGCCGGGTGATCGCCGAGGGCCAGCGCCTGCGGCTTTCCGAGGCGACGATCACGGTGTGCGACCTCACCGGCACCGGCGTGCAGGACACCGCCATCGCGGGCTTCGCCCTGTCGCGGCTCGCGGCCGGCTGA
- a CDS encoding TIGR04283 family arsenosugar biosynthesis glycosyltransferase gives MSPPPRLSIVLPTLNEAAIIEATLTRLQAMKAAGVELLVVDGGSRDETPARARPLATRVIASAPGRARQMNAGAAEARGRTLLFLHADTDLPPGAEAAIAAALAEGHAWGRFDVRLAGHHPLLPVIAFAMNRRSRWTGIATGDQGLFMTRAAFDAAGGFPVQPLMEDIEMSRRLKRVSRPACLHARVTTSGRRWERGGAWRTILLMWRLRWRYWRGASPDDLARAYRHVR, from the coding sequence ATGTCGCCCCCGCCCCGGCTGAGCATCGTGCTGCCGACGCTGAACGAGGCCGCCATCATCGAGGCGACCCTGACCCGCCTGCAGGCGATGAAGGCGGCCGGCGTGGAGCTTCTGGTGGTCGACGGCGGCAGCCGCGACGAGACGCCGGCCCGGGCGCGACCGCTGGCCACGCGGGTGATCGCGAGCGCGCCCGGCCGCGCCCGGCAGATGAATGCCGGCGCCGCCGAGGCCCGGGGCCGAACGCTGCTGTTCCTGCATGCCGACACCGACCTGCCGCCGGGGGCCGAGGCCGCGATCGCCGCGGCGCTGGCCGAGGGGCACGCCTGGGGACGCTTCGACGTGCGGCTGGCCGGGCACCATCCGCTGCTGCCCGTGATCGCCTTCGCCATGAACCGCCGCTCGCGCTGGACCGGCATCGCCACCGGCGACCAGGGCCTGTTCATGACCCGAGCGGCCTTCGACGCCGCGGGCGGCTTCCCCGTTCAGCCGCTGATGGAGGACATCGAGATGTCGCGACGACTCAAGCGGGTCTCGAGGCCGGCCTGCCTGCACGCGCGGGTGACGACCTCGGGCCGGCGCTGGGAGCGAGGCGGCGCCTGGCGAACCATCCTGCTGATGTGGCGGCTGCGCTGGCGCTACTGGCGCGGTGCCTCCCCCGACGACCTGGCCAGGGCCTATCGCCATGTGCGCTGA
- a CDS encoding TIGR04282 family arsenosugar biosynthesis glycosyltransferase, which yields MCADPRDASLAILAKAPIPGRAKTRLIPALGAEDASRLHAGLLRHAVATALAASEPSRITLWTALEHDHPLFRELAERHGIALGAQPEGDLGARMHHALAAMGAPGLVIGSDCPALTPALLRRCAAALIEADGVCVPVEDGGYALVGARRAEPGLFQGIDWGMDRVMAQTRERAMAMGWRLACPARLWDVDRPEDLPRLARLGEALGVDFLAPRHQGHHDSRPAL from the coding sequence ATGTGCGCTGACCCCCGCGACGCCTCCCTGGCGATACTCGCCAAGGCCCCGATCCCCGGGCGCGCCAAGACCCGGCTGATCCCGGCGCTCGGCGCCGAGGACGCCAGCCGGCTCCACGCCGGGCTGCTGCGCCACGCCGTCGCCACCGCCCTGGCGGCGAGCGAGCCTTCGCGCATCACCCTGTGGACGGCGCTCGAGCACGACCACCCGCTGTTCCGCGAACTGGCCGAGCGCCACGGCATCGCGCTTGGCGCCCAGCCCGAGGGCGACCTCGGCGCGCGCATGCACCATGCCCTCGCGGCCATGGGCGCACCGGGGCTCGTGATCGGCAGCGACTGCCCGGCGCTGACCCCGGCGCTGCTGCGACGCTGCGCGGCGGCGCTGATCGAGGCCGACGGCGTCTGCGTGCCGGTCGAGGACGGTGGCTACGCGCTGGTCGGCGCCCGACGCGCCGAGCCCGGCCTGTTCCAGGGCATCGACTGGGGCATGGATCGGGTCATGGCCCAGACCCGCGAGCGCGCCATGGCGATGGGCTGGCGCCTCGCCTGCCCGGCCCGACTCTGGGACGTCGACCGCCCCGAGGATCTCCCCCGGCTGGCCCGCCTGGGCGAGGCGCTCGGCGTCGACTTCCTCGCGCCTCGCCATCAGGGGCACCATGACTCGCGTCCCGCCCTGTAA
- a CDS encoding sigma-70 family RNA polymerase sigma factor, with protein sequence MERLTAVRPRLVSFALMHLRDRSRAEDAVQEAMMSAIEKNDSFAGRSGYETWVFGILKYKILDAMRAQKRHGQWQPLADENDDEAIDRQFQQSGHWRPDARPQSWGEPEAAFESERFWRVFDACMIALPDSAARIFSLRELMGLSTEEICRELEIKENNCWVMLHRARLKLRACIEQGWLVGDAS encoded by the coding sequence ATGGAGCGGCTCACGGCGGTGAGGCCGCGACTGGTCTCCTTCGCCCTCATGCATCTGCGGGATCGAAGCCGGGCAGAGGATGCCGTTCAGGAGGCCATGATGTCCGCCATCGAGAAGAACGACAGCTTCGCCGGGCGCTCGGGCTACGAGACCTGGGTCTTCGGCATCCTCAAGTACAAGATCCTCGACGCCATGCGCGCCCAGAAGCGCCATGGGCAGTGGCAGCCGCTGGCGGACGAGAACGACGACGAGGCGATCGACCGCCAGTTCCAGCAGAGCGGCCACTGGCGGCCAGACGCCAGGCCCCAGAGCTGGGGCGAGCCCGAGGCCGCCTTCGAGAGTGAACGCTTCTGGCGCGTCTTCGACGCCTGCATGATCGCCCTGCCCGACAGCGCCGCGCGGATCTTCTCCCTGCGCGAGCTGATGGGGCTCTCCACCGAGGAGATCTGCCGGGAGCTCGAGATCAAGGAGAACAACTGCTGGGTCATGCTGCATCGCGCCCGGCTGAAGCTGCGCGCCTGCATCGAGCAGGGCTGGCTCGTGGGAGACGCCTCATGA